DNA from Aliarcobacter butzleri:
AGGAGTATAAACCTCTATGTTATGTTCTATTTTAGCTTGAGTTTTTTTTAGATTTGTTCCTATAAAATATTGAGCATCTAAAGCAAATAACAAAGAACTTTTAAAAAATAAGATTGAAATAATTAATGATTTTTTTATAGTTTCGCCTTAATATTTATTTTTGAAAAGGGATTTTATTTAAAATAAATTAAAAATAACTAAAAAAAGAGAGATTACAAAATCTCTTCAATAAAATATCTTTTATTTTTCTCTTTTAAAGTAAGTTTAGTTTCAAAAATCTCTGATAGATTTTCACTTGTCAAAATATCCTCTTTTTTTCCACTTTTATAAATTGTTTGATTATAAACTAAAGCAACATTTTCTATTTCTTCAAAAACTTCTTCTAAATGGTGAGTTACTAAAATAATAGAAGAACGAAGAGCTAGTTTTTTTAACATTTTTATGAAGTTTATTTGTGCTTTTATATCTAAACCTACTGTTGGCTCATCTAAAACAAAAGCTTTTGGATTATGAATTAATGCTCGTCCTACTATACATTTTCGTAGTTGTCCTGTACTCATTGCAGCAACTTTTTTATCTTTTAAATCTTCTATTTCTAAAAATTGCATAACTTCTTTTGCTTTTAATATTTGCTCTTTAGTAAAATCTTGATGAGTAAAAATTCCAATAGAACCATAATGTCCACTTAAAACAACTTCAAAACCAGTTAAATAACCAGCTTCTTTTGCAAAATAGTTATGTAAGTCGTTTGTTATAATCCCAAGTTCACATCTTAGTTCAAATATAGAATATCTACTTTTACCAAAAATCTCTTTTTTAAACTCTTTTGTATGTCTTGGATGAATTTCTGATTGGATTAGTTTCATTAAAGTTGATTTTCCACTTCCATTGGCTCCTAAAATTGCCCAGTGTTCACCTTCTTTAATTTTTAAATTTACATCTTTTAGAACTATTTTTTCATCATATCCTACATCAATATTCTCAAAATCTATTATATTCATAAAAATTCCTTATTAATTACTAAAAAATAATGGTAACTAAATTCCACTTAGAGCAAAAAAGAAAAGAATTATATTTTAATATAAGCACAATAGTAATTATGATAGTATATCTCAAAAAATAAAAGGAAATATTTCTTAATGACGCAGTATTATCAGGAATTACTGTATTATGTTCAAAAAATGGTTGGCGATAAAGAGAAAGCAAAGGACATAATACAAGAATCTTATAGTAGAATGTTAGACATAGATAAAATCTCACCAATAGAAAATAAAAGAGCCTTTTTATACAAACTAGCTAAAAATATTGTTTTTGATATAGTAAGAAAAGACAAACATATACTTTCAATAGAATATTTTGAAGAAGAGTATAATATCCCAGAAAAAGAACAACCTGATGAACTACTTTTTGAAGAAAATCAACAAGAAATGCTATTTGAAATTTTAGATACAATTCCTGCCAAAAATGCACAAGCTTTCATTTTACATGTTTTTGAAGGTTTTACTAGGAAAGAGATAGCTTCTAAAATGGGAATAACTGTATCTGCAGTTGAAAAACATATTATTCGAGCGACAGAAAAAATAAAAGATAAGCTAAAAAATATTGAAGGATATAATTGATGAAAACAATTAATGAAGAAGCTATTTTTTGGCTAATAAAAGAGAAAGAAGGATTAAGTGAAGCAGAAAGAATTGAATTAAAAGAGTGGTTAGAAAAAAATCCTTTTCATCAAAAGTCTTACAATACAAATAAACTGTTAAGAGAAAATTTTTCAAAAATATCAGGAAATATGAGAGAAAAATTAGTAGAAAAAGCAAATCAAGGAGCTAAAAAAACTAAATTTATAGAACAAACAAAAAAGTTTTTTGTTGCTGCTTCACTTTTTTTCTGTATTGGTTTTGGACTAGATTATTTTTTTATACCAGTTTATTCACAAAACCTAGTTTCAATTCAAGAAAAAGAGAATGTTTTTATGCTTCCTGATAGTTCTAAAATAGTTTTAGATGTAAATTCAAGTTTAAATGTAAACTATTATAAAAGTAGTAGAAATGTTGATTTTATAGAGGGAAGAGCAGTTTTTTATGTCTCAAAAGATAAAGACAAACCATTTATAATAAAAACAAAAGATGAAAAAATAGAAGTAGTTGGAACGGCATTTGAAGTTTCAAATTTAAATGATAGTTTTAGTGTAAAAGTAAAAGAGGGAAGAGTAAAAGTATTTTTTGATAAAAAAATAGCCTATTTAAATCAAGGTGAAAAAATATTTATAGATAAAAATAAAAAAATTGAGTTAGCAAAAACACAAGTAGAAGATATAGCAACTTGGGAAAAAGGTTTTTTAACTTTTGATAAAACTACTTTAAAAGATAGTTTAGAAGAGTTTTCAAGATATAAAAATATAAAAATAGAATTTCAAGATGAAAAAGTATCTAAAACGGAAATTACAGGTAAGTTTGATATAGATGATTTTGATAAATTTTTAATGGCATTACCAAAAATCTATTCAGTAAAAGTAGATAAAAGTCAAAATACTTTTAAGTTTTCTAAAAAATAATATTTTGTTTTAACTTATAATTATTCAAAAACTGCTACATTATAAAGACAATAATTTTACTAAGAAAGGATTACTATGAAAGGCTTTGCAATGTTGAAAATAGGGCAAGTAGGTTGGATAGAAAAAGAAAAACCAACTTGTGGTGCAATGGATGCGATAGTTAAACCAATAGCAGTTTCACCTTGTTCATCTGATGTTCATACTGTTTGGGCTGGAGCTTTAGGTGATAGACATGATATGATCTTAGGGCATGAGGCTGTTGGAGAAGTAGTAGAAGTTGGTTCATTGGTAAAAGATTTTAAAGTAGGAGATAAAGTAGTTGTTCCTGCTATTACACCTGATTGGAATAGTTTAGAAGCACAAGCTGGATACTCTATGCATTCAGGTGGAATGCTTGCAGGTTGGAAGTTTTCTAACTTTAAAGACGGAGTATTTGCAGAGTATTTTCATGTAAATGACGCAGATGGGAATTTGGCACTTTTACCTGATGATGTTGATCCAATTGAAGCCGTTATGTTATGTGATATGGTTCCAACAGGAGTTCATGGCGCTGAACTTGCAGATATCAAATTTGGAGATAGTGTTTGTGTTATAGGAATTGGTCCAGTAGGATTGATGGCTGTAAGAGCTTCAGCAATAAGAGGGGCTTCAAGACTTTTTGCTGTTGGAAGTCGTCCAAATTGTATTGAAGTAGCTAAAGATTTTGGAGCAACAGATATTATTAATTATAAAAATGGTGATATTGTTGAACAAGTTATGGAAAAAACAAAAGGAAAAGGTGTTGATAGAGTAATCATTGCAGGTGGAGATGTGGATACTTTTGTTCAAGCTACAAATATATTAAAACCAGGTGGAACAATAGGAAATGTAAACTATTTAGGTTCAGGTGATTTTGTAAAAATTCCAAGACTTACTTGGGGAAATGGAATGGCTCATAAAACAATAGTTGGAGGATTGATGCCAGGAGGAAGACTAAGAATTGAAAAACTTGTTTCTTTAATTCAATCAAAAAGAATAAATCCTAAAAAATTGATAACTCATACTTTTAATGGTATGGAACACATTGAAGAAGCTTTACTTTTGATGAAAGATAAACCAAGAGATTTGATTAAGCCAGTTGTAATTTTTTGATTTAAAATAGGGGAGATTGAGATAAATGAATATAAAAAAACTAAAAGAGTTAGAAGAGAGTTTTTTTGAATACTATCCAAATGGTTTTGAAGATGATAAGCTTTTACCAATAATCAAAAGATTTAAGTCATCAAAATTTCATGAAGAGACAAAAGAACTTTTCAAAAAAGAAAACTTTTCACAACCAGAGATTATTTGTGATAATTTTTCAAAGATTATCTCAAAATCTCCTCTTATTTCACTATTTGAAAAACCAAAAGTAAGAGATGCTATAAAATCAATGAGTATTTATGAAAAAGATATGTTTTGTATTGGATTAGATGAACTTCTTTATGGTAATTTTAAAGATGGATTTGAGGATATAGTTGATATTTTAATTCAAAAGAATTTAGCGAAATGGTCGATAATTACACTTATTCCATACTATTTTTCACCAACTAAAGAGTTTTTTATCAAACCAACAACTACAAAAAATGTATTGAAATATCTCGAAATAGAAAATTTAGTTTATAAACCAAAACCAACTTTTGAATTTTATAATGCATACAAAAAAGTTTTAAATGAGATGAAAAAACAAGTTTCAAAGAAACTTACATCTGATAATTCAGGATTTACAGGGTTTTTAAGAATGGGAATAGAGCCTTAAGACTCTTTTCTTATTCTACTTAAGTGAGTTGGTGAAATACCCAAATATGAAGCAATTTGATATTGTGAAAGTCTTGAGATTATATGTCCAAACTCTTTTTTAAATCTTTCATATCTTTGTTTTGCATCTTCTAAAACCAAAGAGTAGCCATTGTCATCTTTTTGCATAATCCAGTGCTTTTCTAAATACAAAATATGATACATCTTCAAATCATCATATTTAGCTAAAATCTCTCTATATTTATCATGTTGTATATCAACAACGATTGAATCTTCTAAAGCTTGAACAATAGAAGTTATTGGAGTGTTTGTAAGTAAAGCAACCATTGGACCATAAAATCTTGTTTCCCAAAAGAAGTTTTTTGTATATTCTTCACCTTTTTCATTTATAATAAAAGTTCTAAAAAGTCCACTATATACAAAACTTATGGCATTTACTTTGTCATACATATCAAAAGCATACTCATTCTTTTTGATAGTTCTTATTTTACAAATCTTTTTGAACTCTTTCCAAGTAGTTTGAGATATAGGAAAATAAGAATTCATAGTTTTATTTAAAGATTCAAATATTTCATCATTGTTTATTTTCATTATTCAACTTATTTTTTGCAAAGAATATAAAAAAATCTCTAAAAAATCAACCTATGTAAATGACTAAAAAAATTTATTTTAATATTCTTCATTTTAAAAGAAAGGAAAATATATGTCAAAAAATTTAAATGCACACTTTATAATATTAATAGCCACTTTTTTAGTTGGTGGTTCTTTTATAGTTTCACAAAAGTTATCAGGTATAATAGATCCAATTTCTATCACACTTCTTAGATTTATTATAGCTTCATTGCTTTTAGCACCAATTGTTCTTTTCAATCAAAAATATAGAAAAAAAGTTATTTCAACTTTTAAAAGAGCTATGATAATAAGCTTTTTTTATTCTATTTATTTTATTGGATTATTTAAGTCTTTAGAGTTTACAACAGCTTTAAATACAGGAACAATATTTACTTTAGTTCCACTTTTAACTGCACTTTTTTCAATATTTGTATTTAAACAAAAAATATCTTTTAATCAATATTTGATTTATTTAATTGGAATAATTGGAACTTGTATGGTTATTTTTAAAGGAAATTTAGAGTTATTTTTATCATTATCATTAAATAAAGGAGATGTAATATTTATTTTTTCAACTTTTTGTATGGCTTTATATTCAATAAGTGCGAAATATTTTCATAAACAAGATGATGAACTAATGGTATTAGTTTTTATGACTTTAGTTGGTGGAATAGTTTGGATGAGTTTAGCTTTAGTCTTATTTGATGTACCTTTAAATTGGCAAGAAATAAGTAGTAAAGAGTTCTTATATCTAGGATATTTGACTGTTTTTGCTACTTTAGTTACTTCTTATTTATATCAAAAAGCAACAATTGTTTTAGGTCCTAAGAAAGTGATGGCTTATGTATATTTAAATCCAGGAGCAATTGCTATTTTACTTTTTGTATTTGAGTTTAAAAGTATAAACTTTTGGATGTTTTTAGGGATTTTGATATCTTCATTTGCAACTTTAATTTTATTAAAAAAAGAGTAGCTATTATATTATAGCATCCATCTCTTTTGCATATTGTTCTCCCCATTTACTCATCATTTCAAATACTTCGAGTAATCTTTCTCCATGTATTGTTAAAGAGTATTCAACTCTTGGGGGAACTTCTGCAAAAACTACTCTTTTTACTAAAGATACTTCTTCTAATGCTTTTAACTTTCTACTTAGAGTTCTTTGTGAAATATCACTTATTTTTTCAGATAGTTCACTAATTCTAAGAGCTTTAAAAGCTAGATTCCATAGAATTAAAAATTTCCATTTGTCATCAACTAAATCCAGGGGGATTTTACTTGGACATTCATAAACTTTTCCATTTAGACTTACCATTATTTTCCTTTTTTCGAAGTGTATCAAATAATCTTAAAAAAATCAATTATGACAAAAAAGTCTAATATTGACAAATATGTCAGAAATATGTATTATTTCAATAATTATTTTAAAAGGACAAAAAATGGCACAATCTAAAAAAAGAGTTTTAATAAATTTAGTTCACCCAAATATGAATGAATCAAGAGTAAATAAAGTTTTAAATGAAGTTGCACAAAAAGAAGATTTTGTAACAATCAATAATCTATATGCAAAATATCCAGATTTTAAAATTGATGCAAAAAAAGAGCAACAACTACTTTTAGAAAATGATGTAATTGTTTTTCAATTTCCAATGTATTGGTTAAGTTCTCCAGCACTTTTAAAAGAGTGGTTAGATGTAGTTTTAGAATATAATTTTGCTTTTGGTGAACACTATAAATTAGAGAATAAAACTCTATTAATTGCAACAAGTGTGGGAAGTGGAACAGCACAATATAATAAAAATGGAAGTAATAAATTTACAGTTGAAGAGATTTTAAACTCATTTGAAGCATCAGCAAACTATATAAAAATGAATTATGCAAAACCATTTGTAACTTATGAAACTTTTGTAATAAGCGATGAAAAACTTGAAGAATCTGCAAAAAATTATGTTGAATATTTAAAAGAGTTAGCTAAATAATAAAAAAGGGTTAACCCCTTTTTTAGAAAAATATTTTTATAAATTCTAACCAATAATATTGAAGTGGAAATAATAAAAATATAGAAATAAGACTTAAAATAAACAAAATCTTTAAAACTTTAATCTGTTTTATATTTGCCAAGGTTAACCCCACTATTAATGGTGGCGATTGAAATGGAAAAAAGATTGTTGAAAATGCAGAAACTTCCATCATAAAAATATCATTTAAATTAAAATTACTTAAAATAGACAACTGTTGTGCCATTGGTGTAAAAACAGCAGGGACAGAAGGTTGTGTTGTAAAAATAGCACAAAATGCCATAAGAGAACTAATCACCGTATAATTTAAAACTTTAGATTCAGAAGGCTCAAAAGAGTTTAAAGTAGTTGCTAAAAGTTCTTTTATATAACTATCATTTGAAACAATATTTCCTAAGGCAATAATAGTAGCTACAAGTAAAAGAGATGCAAAATTTAAATTATTTATATCCTTTGTTTTTATAATATTTATCATTGGATTTGCTAATATTAATACACCAACTATTGCAATAATACTTGTAGAAATATGATGTATAAAATCTGTTGTCCAAAAAAATAACATCAATGAAGTAACAAGTATAACTATCTTTTCATCTTTTGAGAAATCAGTTTTTTGGGCTTTTGTTGGTAATATTTTTGGTGTATCTTTATAAAAGAAATAGATTAGAGTTACAATTAAAAAGTTTTTTATAAAACCTAAAATAAAAAAATTTGCTAATAAATAATGAGAATATAATAATTCAATTCCATAAATTTCATTTGTTAATCCTGCTAATATCATATTTGGAACATTAGAAGGAAGTATCGCAAATGCTGGAATTACAGTTGCTAAAATAAAAGTTAGCATTATTCCAATATAACCTTTATCTGTCTCTTTAAATCCAAAGTTTTTAGCAACAATTATTGCAATAGGTATTAGTAAAACAACTCTTCCTAAACTTGATGGCATAACAAAACTAAAAAGTAAAGAAAAAATATCTATTGTAATTAAAATTTTTAGATAACTTGGATTTTTTATATTAGTAAAAAAAACTGAAAATCTTTGGCTTAGGTTTAC
Protein-coding regions in this window:
- a CDS encoding ABC transporter ATP-binding protein gives rise to the protein MNIIDFENIDVGYDEKIVLKDVNLKIKEGEHWAILGANGSGKSTLMKLIQSEIHPRHTKEFKKEIFGKSRYSIFELRCELGIITNDLHNYFAKEAGYLTGFEVVLSGHYGSIGIFTHQDFTKEQILKAKEVMQFLEIEDLKDKKVAAMSTGQLRKCIVGRALIHNPKAFVLDEPTVGLDIKAQINFIKMLKKLALRSSIILVTHHLEEVFEEIENVALVYNQTIYKSGKKEDILTSENLSEIFETKLTLKEKNKRYFIEEIL
- a CDS encoding RNA polymerase sigma factor yields the protein MTQYYQELLYYVQKMVGDKEKAKDIIQESYSRMLDIDKISPIENKRAFLYKLAKNIVFDIVRKDKHILSIEYFEEEYNIPEKEQPDELLFEENQQEMLFEILDTIPAKNAQAFILHVFEGFTRKEIASKMGITVSAVEKHIIRATEKIKDKLKNIEGYN
- a CDS encoding FecR family protein, which translates into the protein MKTINEEAIFWLIKEKEGLSEAERIELKEWLEKNPFHQKSYNTNKLLRENFSKISGNMREKLVEKANQGAKKTKFIEQTKKFFVAASLFFCIGFGLDYFFIPVYSQNLVSIQEKENVFMLPDSSKIVLDVNSSLNVNYYKSSRNVDFIEGRAVFYVSKDKDKPFIIKTKDEKIEVVGTAFEVSNLNDSFSVKVKEGRVKVFFDKKIAYLNQGEKIFIDKNKKIELAKTQVEDIATWEKGFLTFDKTTLKDSLEEFSRYKNIKIEFQDEKVSKTEITGKFDIDDFDKFLMALPKIYSVKVDKSQNTFKFSKK
- a CDS encoding NAD(P)-dependent alcohol dehydrogenase; the encoded protein is MKGFAMLKIGQVGWIEKEKPTCGAMDAIVKPIAVSPCSSDVHTVWAGALGDRHDMILGHEAVGEVVEVGSLVKDFKVGDKVVVPAITPDWNSLEAQAGYSMHSGGMLAGWKFSNFKDGVFAEYFHVNDADGNLALLPDDVDPIEAVMLCDMVPTGVHGAELADIKFGDSVCVIGIGPVGLMAVRASAIRGASRLFAVGSRPNCIEVAKDFGATDIINYKNGDIVEQVMEKTKGKGVDRVIIAGGDVDTFVQATNILKPGGTIGNVNYLGSGDFVKIPRLTWGNGMAHKTIVGGLMPGGRLRIEKLVSLIQSKRINPKKLITHTFNGMEHIEEALLLMKDKPRDLIKPVVIF
- a CDS encoding Crp/Fnr family transcriptional regulator, with product MKINNDEIFESLNKTMNSYFPISQTTWKEFKKICKIRTIKKNEYAFDMYDKVNAISFVYSGLFRTFIINEKGEEYTKNFFWETRFYGPMVALLTNTPITSIVQALEDSIVVDIQHDKYREILAKYDDLKMYHILYLEKHWIMQKDDNGYSLVLEDAKQRYERFKKEFGHIISRLSQYQIASYLGISPTHLSRIRKES
- a CDS encoding DMT family transporter; translation: MSKNLNAHFIILIATFLVGGSFIVSQKLSGIIDPISITLLRFIIASLLLAPIVLFNQKYRKKVISTFKRAMIISFFYSIYFIGLFKSLEFTTALNTGTIFTLVPLLTALFSIFVFKQKISFNQYLIYLIGIIGTCMVIFKGNLELFLSLSLNKGDVIFIFSTFCMALYSISAKYFHKQDDELMVLVFMTLVGGIVWMSLALVLFDVPLNWQEISSKEFLYLGYLTVFATLVTSYLYQKATIVLGPKKVMAYVYLNPGAIAILLFVFEFKSINFWMFLGILISSFATLILLKKE
- a CDS encoding winged helix-turn-helix transcriptional regulator, whose product is MVSLNGKVYECPSKIPLDLVDDKWKFLILWNLAFKALRISELSEKISDISQRTLSRKLKALEEVSLVKRVVFAEVPPRVEYSLTIHGERLLEVFEMMSKWGEQYAKEMDAII
- a CDS encoding NAD(P)H-dependent oxidoreductase, with product MSEICIISIIILKGQKMAQSKKRVLINLVHPNMNESRVNKVLNEVAQKEDFVTINNLYAKYPDFKIDAKKEQQLLLENDVIVFQFPMYWLSSPALLKEWLDVVLEYNFAFGEHYKLENKTLLIATSVGSGTAQYNKNGSNKFTVEEILNSFEASANYIKMNYAKPFVTYETFVISDEKLEESAKNYVEYLKELAK
- a CDS encoding SLC13 family permease, translating into MIKNILFFFIPLVIYAILSNFIEDFKNLILISLLITTIIFWATSVIPNYQTSLIFLFTCLGFSLSSKEIIFSGFASSAFWLVLAGMLIATAIKNVNLSQRFSVFFTNIKNPSYLKILITIDIFSLLFSFVMPSSLGRVVLLIPIAIIVAKNFGFKETDKGYIGIMLTFILATVIPAFAILPSNVPNMILAGLTNEIYGIELLYSHYLLANFFILGFIKNFLIVTLIYFFYKDTPKILPTKAQKTDFSKDEKIVILVTSLMLFFWTTDFIHHISTSIIAIVGVLILANPMINIIKTKDINNLNFASLLLVATIIALGNIVSNDSYIKELLATTLNSFEPSESKVLNYTVISSLMAFCAIFTTQPSVPAVFTPMAQQLSILSNFNLNDIFMMEVSAFSTIFFPFQSPPLIVGLTLANIKQIKVLKILFILSLISIFLLFPLQYYWLEFIKIFF